GTGGCCGTCCGTGCCCGGATACGCGGTGGTCAGGGGCGGCTGACGCCTTTGCCCGGTCCGGGGGTGATCGCGACCCGTTCATGGGCGAGGGCAGGTGCACACTGGCAGTGGGACGAGTGCCTGACTGCGGGGTGATGCAGATGCACAGCCGTTTCCGGAGTGACCGGCGGTTGACCACCCGTATGGGGATCACGCTGTTCCTGCTCGGGTTGGTGTACGTGGCGTTCGTCGCCGCGTTGATCGTGCTGCTGAAGTCGTGGGTGCTCGTCGTGGTGGTCGCGGCGGCGGTGCTCGGGGCGCAGTACTGGTTCTCGGACCGGGTCGCGCTGTTCGCGATGCGGGGGCGGGTCGTGGAGCGGGAGGAGTTTCCCGAGCTGCACGGGGTCGTGGACCGGCTCTGTGCCATCGCGGACATGCCCAAGCCGGTGGTGGCCGTGTCCGCTATGGACATGCCGAACGCGTTCGCGACGGGGCGGAATCCCGACCACGCCGTGGTCTGTGTGACGACCGGGCTGCTCAGGCGGCTGGAGCCGGCCGAGCTGGAGGGCGTGCTCGCGCACGAGCTGTCGCATGTGGCGCACAAGGACGTCGCGGTGATCACGGTCGCCTCGTTCCTCGGTGTGCTCGCGGGGCTGATCGTGCGGTTCGCCTTCTACTCGCAGCTGTTCGGCGGGGGCCGCAGGGACCAGAACACGGCGGTGGTCTTCGCCGCGGTGATGGGCGTGTCGGCGGCCGTGTACGCGGTGAGTTTCCTGCTGATCCGGTCCCTGTCCCGGTACCGGGAGCTGGCCGCGGACCGCGCGGCCGCGCAGCTCACCGGCCGGCCCTCGGCGCTGGCCTCCGCCCTGACCAAGGTGTCGGGGGACATCGCCCGGATCCCGACGAAGGACCTGCGCACGGCCCAGGCATTCAACGCCTTCTACTTCACGCCCGCGCTGGGCCGCGAGCCCGGTGTCGCGCGGCTGTTCTCGACCCACCCGAGCCTGGAGCAGCGGCTCGACCAGCTGGGCCGGATCTCCGCCGAGCTGGGCGAGGCGGCACCGGGAGGGGTGTGAGCGGGGCATGGGGCTGCTGGACATACTGCTCGGCCGGACGAAGCCGGTCGCGCCGGATCTCGACCGGCTCTTCGCGCTGCCGTCGGCAGCCGTGACGCTGGAGGCCGCTGCGGGCTTCACCCCGACCGGGCAGGGCGCGGTGTGCTTCGCCACGGTCGAGGGCGCGGCCTTCGAGCAGACCCACCGCGAGGTGCAGGCGCTGCTGGACGCGGACAGCGACCGCGACGGCCCGCCGGTGGAACTGCGGCAGGACGAGTACGGCTACTCCTGGCTGGTCTCGCACCGCGCCCCCGACCAGCTGGCACCGCTCGTCACGGACCTGCACGCCGTGAACAGCCAGATGGAGGTCAACGGGTTCGGCCCTCAACTGCTGTGCTCTCTGGCCGGGTTCCGGGACCGGTCGGGTCGGCGGCTCGGGCTGGTCTACCTCTACAAGCGCGGCACCTTCTACCCGTTCGCGCCCCTGCCGGGAGAACCCCAGCGGCGTGACAACGCGCTGGAGCTCCAGGTGCGGGCGGTGCTCGCCGGCGACCTGCCGATCGAACAGGACCTGGGCCGCTGGTTCCCCCTGTGGGGAGCGCCCGGTCTGTGATCGCCACTGTGTGATCGCCCCTCACGAGGCCCGGCCGCGTGAGGGAATGGCCCCGTGAGCGAGCTGATCACCTTCACCCATCGTGTCGACGGTGAACGACTCAGCGGGCTGTCCGGCGGTACTGCCCCGGGTGAGCCGGCCAGGGCGACCGCCGTACTGCTGCACGGCGCGGGCAACGGCAGCAAGGAGCGGCTGGTGCCGTTGCTGTCGGAGTTCGCCGCGCACGGCTGCCACGCCCTCGCCTTCGACTTCTCCGGGCACGGGGAGAGCACCGGCCTGCTGCGCGAGCTGAGCCTGCGCCGCCGCTTCGAGCAGGTGGTGGCCGGTGCGGGTGACGGCCGATTGTCAGTGGCGTTCGCGATGATGCGGTCGGGTCGGAGGGACGTGACGAACGGAGGCCGGTATGAGCAACGGGGCGCGGCGGTACATCGGGGTGGCGGAGCGGCGTGCACGGCTCGCGCTGCGGCAGCGGCTGGCCGGGCAGGCGCGGGCGGGCACCCCCGAGGAGGTCGCCGGTTCGCTCGTCGCCCTGCACGGCACGGACCCGGCGACGGTGTACCTGGCCGTGGGCGCGCGGCTCGCGGACCCCGCGGCGACGGTGGCGGAGACCGGGCGCGCGCTGTACGAGGACCGTTCCCTGGTGCGGATGCACGGCATGCGGCACACGGTGTTCGTGTTCCCGACGGTCCTGACCGCCGTCGTGCACGCCTCGACCGGCCTGGCGGTCGCCGCCCGGGAGCGGGCCGCGCTGCTCAAGGACATGGCGGCGGCCGGGGCGCCGGACGTGGCCTGGCTGAACGAGGTCGAGGAGTCGGCGCTGGCGGCACTCGCCCGGCGCGGGCAGGCCACGGCCGCCGAACTCGCCCAGGACGAGCCGCGGCTGCGCGAGCAGTTCGTGTACGCGGCCGGCAAGAGCTACGAGGGGCTGCACACGGTCTCGACCCGGCTGCTGAAGGTACTGGGCGTCGAGGGGAAGGTCGTACGCGGTCGGCCGCTCGGCTCCTGGACGTCCAGCCAGTTCCGCTGGGCCATGGCACCCGAGCACCCCGAACCGGACCCGGCGCAGGCGCAGGCGGAGCTGCTGAGACGGTGGCTCGCCGCGTGCGGTCCGGCGACCGAGGCCGATCTGAAGTGGTGGACGGGATGGCGGGTGACGGAGGTCCGCAGGGCGCTGTCCGCGATCGGGGCGCAGCCGGTGTCGCTGGACGAGGGCACGGGCTACGTGACCGACGGCGACCTCGACGAGGTGGCCCCGCCCGGCGAGCCCTGGGCCGCGCTGCTGCCCGCCCTCGACCCGACGGCGATGGGGTGGCAGCAGCGCGACTGGTATCTCGCGCCGGAGCTGCGGCCCCTGCTGTTCGACCGCAGCGGGAACGTCGGGCCGACGGTGTGGTGGAACGGACGCTTGACTCCTCCCCTCCAGGGGATTCCTGGCTCAGGCTGCCTCCTGGAGCACCGCTCCAGGAGGTCTTGCGCCATCAGCACCAGCCGGGTTGAGACCAGCCCGGAGAAGCATCACGCGTGCGGAGTTCTTGTCCCGTGGGGACGCGGCCCCGCACGCGGTGCAGGTGTAGGTGCGCTCACCCAGCGGCAGTGCATGCTTGGCTCTCGTCATGCAGTTGGCGCAGTCCATCGTGGTGTGCGCGGGGTGGACCAGGCGGACGTCCCGCCCGTGCTTGCGGCCCATCTCGAGCAGAGCGGTCTTGGTGGCGCCGATGGCGGCGTCCGCGGCCTTGCTGGCCATCGTGCTCTTGGCGAGGAACCTCGGGCGGAAGTCCTCCACCGCGACGGCGTCGTGGTCGCGGACCACCTTCTTGGCCCACTTACGGCCCGTGTCCTGGCGCTGCCGGGCGACCTTCTTGTACGCCTTGGCCCGCAGCTTCTTCGCCTCGCGGTAGCCCTTCGAGGCGGGCTGGCCCTGCTTCGGCCTGCGACGGGCCATCATCCGGTCGTACCGGGTCAGTTCTTTTCGGGCCTTCCTGCCGTGCCTGGGGTGTGGCAGGTCGTGTGTGTCGGAGGTGGTGGTCGCGGTTTCGTTCACGCCCCAGTCGACACCCAGCACCCGACCGGTGGGCGGCAGCGGCTGCACCTCGGCGGGTACGACGAAGGAGCCGTACCAGTGCCCCAGGCTGTCCTGGTACACACGCACCGAGGACGGCTCAGCCGGCAGCTCCCGCGACCACACCACCCTCACCACGACCCCGCCCGCCAGATGCAGACGGCCGTCCTTCAGGCGGAATCCACGCTGGGTGTAGTTCAGGGTCGGCAGTGCCTCGCGCTTCTTCTTGTGCGTGGGCATCCCCGCCCGGCGCGCCATGGGCAGGCGCTCTTTGATGTCTTTCTGGGCCTTGGCGCGGGAGCGGCCGAAGTCGCGGACGACCTGCTGCTGGACAACCGAGGAGCCCTCTCGCAGCCACGGAATCGTCCGCCGGGCCTCGGTCAGCAGCCGGTCGAGCTGCGCCGGCCCACACGTCAGCTTCTCCCCCGTCGCCTGGTTGTGCAGGTGCGCGGCCTTGGACTTGGCGACACACTCGTT
This region of Streptomyces caelestis genomic DNA includes:
- the htpX gene encoding zinc metalloprotease HtpX, coding for MHSRFRSDRRLTTRMGITLFLLGLVYVAFVAALIVLLKSWVLVVVVAAAVLGAQYWFSDRVALFAMRGRVVEREEFPELHGVVDRLCAIADMPKPVVAVSAMDMPNAFATGRNPDHAVVCVTTGLLRRLEPAELEGVLAHELSHVAHKDVAVITVASFLGVLAGLIVRFAFYSQLFGGGRRDQNTAVVFAAVMGVSAAVYAVSFLLIRSLSRYRELAADRAAAQLTGRPSALASALTKVSGDIARIPTKDLRTAQAFNAFYFTPALGREPGVARLFSTHPSLEQRLDQLGRISAELGEAAPGGV
- the pspAB gene encoding PspA-associated protein PspAB, with protein sequence MGLLDILLGRTKPVAPDLDRLFALPSAAVTLEAAAGFTPTGQGAVCFATVEGAAFEQTHREVQALLDADSDRDGPPVELRQDEYGYSWLVSHRAPDQLAPLVTDLHAVNSQMEVNGFGPQLLCSLAGFRDRSGRRLGLVYLYKRGTFYPFAPLPGEPQRRDNALELQVRAVLAGDLPIEQDLGRWFPLWGAPGL
- a CDS encoding RNA-guided endonuclease InsQ/TnpB family protein, yielding MTHVGAAVEAAGHARYTFRLRVSSTARVALMAEWDRCRWLWNECVAKSKAAHLHNQATGEKLTCGPAQLDRLLTEARRTIPWLREGSSVVQQQVVRDFGRSRAKAQKDIKERLPMARRAGMPTHKKKREALPTLNYTQRGFRLKDGRLHLAGGVVVRVVWSRELPAEPSSVRVYQDSLGHWYGSFVVPAEVQPLPPTGRVLGVDWGVNETATTTSDTHDLPHPRHGRKARKELTRYDRMMARRRPKQGQPASKGYREAKKLRAKAYKKVARQRQDTGRKWAKKVVRDHDAVAVEDFRPRFLAKSTMASKAADAAIGATKTALLEMGRKHGRDVRLVHPAHTTMDCANCMTRAKHALPLGERTYTCTACGAASPRDKNSARVMLLRAGLNPAGADGARPPGAVLQEAA